A DNA window from Nitrospirota bacterium contains the following coding sequences:
- a CDS encoding ABC transporter ATP-binding protein translates to MESDPIVEVRNLTKVFDGFAAVDQISFCLYRGEIVGLLGPNGAGKTTTLQMLLGTLTPTAGSVKIFGLDINKNRQDILSRINFSSTYTSMPTALSIYENLRVFAALYGVRNYHEKIDEVMHLFDIYNLRNQLTETLSSGQMTRLSLAKTFLNNPAVLFLDEPTASLDPDIADRTRGILKMRRDRNGMTIFYTSHNMKEMEEMCDRIIFLNRGKIIAEGTPEEILRRYEEEHLEALFLKIAREGE, encoded by the coding sequence TTGGAAAGTGATCCCATAGTCGAGGTCAGGAATCTTACAAAGGTCTTTGACGGCTTTGCTGCTGTTGACCAGATTTCTTTCTGCCTCTATCGAGGGGAGATAGTAGGACTCCTCGGCCCGAATGGCGCGGGCAAGACTACAACCCTTCAGATGCTCCTGGGCACCCTGACTCCCACCGCCGGCAGCGTGAAGATATTCGGCCTTGATATTAATAAGAACCGGCAGGACATCCTGAGCAGAATCAACTTTTCCTCGACCTATACCTCAATGCCGACTGCCCTCAGCATCTATGAGAATCTCAGGGTCTTTGCCGCCCTTTACGGGGTGAGGAATTACCATGAAAAGATTGATGAGGTAATGCATTTGTTTGATATTTATAACCTCAGAAATCAGCTTACTGAAACACTGTCATCCGGCCAGATGACCCGCCTCTCTCTGGCAAAGACATTTCTTAACAACCCTGCAGTATTGTTCCTTGATGAGCCCACTGCCAGCCTCGACCCGGATATTGCAGACAGGACAAGGGGTATATTGAAGATGAGACGGGACAGGAACGGAATGACTATCTTCTACACCTCACATAATATGAAAGAGATGGAGGAGATGTGCGACCGGATCATCTTCCTCAACCGTGGAAAGATTATTGCAGAGGGGACGCCTGAAGAGATACTGAGGCGCTATGAGGAGGAACACCTTGAGGCGTTATTCCTGAAGATTGCGAGGGAGGGAGAATGA
- a CDS encoding diheme cytochrome c → MKKIIISIAAGCFFLSGMITVSKVYAADERGERHERGERYEREGAYNVPGSPLYKQECSSCHFLYLPGLLPSRSWQEIIKNNDKHFGENLSLEDKDREEILSYLTKYSAENVNTEWSKRILKSIGSGTPARITEIPYITLRHRNIRTELFKRPSVGSFSNCGACHPGGANGDFEEDRVRIPK, encoded by the coding sequence ATGAAAAAAATTATAATCTCAATAGCAGCAGGATGCTTCTTTTTATCAGGCATGATAACAGTGAGTAAGGTCTATGCAGCAGATGAAAGAGGAGAAAGGCATGAACGGGGAGAACGTTATGAGAGGGAGGGGGCTTATAATGTTCCCGGAAGCCCTTTATATAAACAGGAATGTTCATCCTGTCATTTCCTGTATCTTCCCGGTCTTCTTCCTTCACGTTCATGGCAGGAGATAATAAAAAACAATGACAAGCATTTTGGGGAAAACCTTTCTCTTGAGGATAAGGACAGGGAGGAGATACTTTCGTACCTGACCAAGTACTCTGCTGAGAATGTAAACACTGAATGGTCTAAAAGGATTCTGAAAAGTATCGGCTCAGGAACACCGGCGAGGATAACAGAGATACCATATATTACATTAAGACATCGTAATATCCGGACTGAGTTATTCAAACGGCCCTCAGTCGGCAGTTTCTCAAACTGCGGTGCATGTCATCCCGGAGGTGCAAATGGAGATTTTGAAGAAGACCGTGTCAGGATACCAAAATAA
- a CDS encoding ABC transporter permease, giving the protein MSFYRIFAVVLRHLYLYKRSIARLMETFYWPLLDLLVWGFISVYLEQYKGGLPGFVTFFIGALILWDMLFRSQQGISISFLEEMWSRNLMNLFVSPLRPGEFIIATMVISILKLLSASIVTISLAWLIYSFNLFTLGISLVPFILCLTLMGWAVGILTTSLILRYGQKAEVLAWGIAFLFQPISAVFYPVSVLPKFLQTIAKFVPAAHIFEGMRAVIMHGEFPVHELIWAAGLDAVYLIGSILFFYAMFRSVKIRGLLLHIGE; this is encoded by the coding sequence ATGAGTTTCTATCGGATATTTGCCGTAGTCCTCCGACACCTTTATTTGTATAAGAGAAGCATTGCACGTCTTATGGAGACCTTCTACTGGCCGCTTCTGGACCTGCTGGTGTGGGGATTCATCTCTGTCTATCTGGAGCAGTATAAAGGCGGTCTGCCGGGTTTTGTCACCTTCTTCATCGGCGCCCTGATCCTGTGGGACATGCTCTTCCGCTCCCAGCAGGGTATATCAATCTCATTCCTTGAGGAGATGTGGTCAAGGAACCTGATGAACCTTTTTGTCTCCCCCCTCCGCCCGGGTGAATTCATCATTGCCACAATGGTCATCAGTATCCTGAAACTCCTCTCTGCATCCATTGTCACTATCTCCCTCGCATGGCTCATTTACTCATTCAATCTCTTTACCCTCGGGATCTCGCTTGTTCCCTTTATCCTGTGCCTTACCCTGATGGGATGGGCCGTCGGCATCCTGACAACCTCTCTCATCCTGAGATACGGCCAGAAGGCAGAGGTACTGGCATGGGGAATCGCCTTTCTATTTCAGCCCATTTCCGCAGTCTTCTATCCGGTCTCAGTCCTCCCGAAGTTCCTGCAGACCATTGCAAAATTCGTCCCCGCTGCCCATATCTTTGAAGGGATGCGGGCCGTCATCATGCACGGAGAATTCCCTGTGCATGAACTGATATGGGCCGCAGGCCTCGACGCCGTCTATCTGATAGGTTCCATCCTGTTCTTCTACGCCATGTTCCGTAGTGTTAAGATTAGGGGGCTGTTATTGCATATAGGGGAGTAG
- a CDS encoding DUF1924 domain-containing protein, translating to MKSLMDTFLTGAHKQDSGIKGFSAEDGRKLFNSKRMPSVKKEERSCTTCHTANPANQGKTQVGKVIEPMAVSVNKERFTDPKKVEKWFKRNCEWVLERECTPKEKGDFVTYMMSL from the coding sequence ATGAAGTCTCTAATGGACACATTCCTTACGGGGGCACATAAACAGGATTCAGGGATAAAAGGATTCAGTGCAGAAGACGGCAGGAAACTTTTTAATTCCAAGAGGATGCCCTCTGTTAAGAAAGAAGAGAGGTCATGCACTACCTGCCACACTGCCAATCCTGCAAATCAGGGGAAGACACAGGTCGGCAAGGTTATAGAGCCGATGGCCGTATCAGTAAACAAGGAACGCTTTACTGATCCTAAGAAGGTAGAGAAATGGTTTAAGAGAAACTGTGAATGGGTTTTGGAGAGGGAATGTACTCCAAAAGAGAAGGGAGATTTTGTAACATATATGATGTCATTATAA
- a CDS encoding cytochrome b/b6 domain-containing protein: protein MKNIRVWDLPTRLFHWLLVLAYAGVFYTSYSEWLLEYHTAAGYTALGLVIFRILWGFAGNRYARFSGFIKGWREVKTFLKETIKLNPPRHLGHNPAVGWAVMFMLLATAVITTTGIIVFSGEENRGLWAGVFIFQTAEYARSIHIYLAYGMVVMIVGHICAALFHDFILRENIILSMITGTKEDNESWSERVSHFHYGEGRSLARLLVLILVTILGGIGLVYLPPQGGTDFSKMKPPKVIDEKGFAVSVEINNTWKDECASSCHSAFYPSLLPARSWEKILSRQADHYGDNVTLDENSRKEILNFLLKSSAEHSTTESSKKMLYSIHANEVPDKVTDVPYWKYKHNGIGEDVYKRKAIMSKSNCIACHPGAEVGSFEDEDIKIPE, encoded by the coding sequence ATGAAAAATATCAGGGTTTGGGATTTACCTACACGTCTTTTTCACTGGCTTCTTGTATTGGCTTATGCCGGTGTATTTTATACCTCCTATAGTGAGTGGCTTCTTGAATACCATACCGCAGCCGGTTATACAGCGCTTGGTCTCGTTATCTTCCGTATCCTCTGGGGCTTTGCGGGAAATCGTTATGCAAGATTTTCAGGGTTTATTAAAGGGTGGAGAGAGGTTAAGACATTTCTGAAGGAAACTATAAAATTAAATCCACCGAGGCATTTAGGGCATAATCCCGCAGTGGGCTGGGCTGTGATGTTCATGCTCCTTGCAACTGCCGTCATAACCACAACCGGTATTATTGTATTCAGTGGTGAAGAAAACAGGGGTTTGTGGGCCGGGGTATTTATTTTTCAAACTGCTGAGTATGCCAGGTCAATCCACATATATCTGGCTTATGGAATGGTGGTTATGATAGTGGGTCATATATGTGCAGCGCTTTTCCATGATTTTATCTTGCGGGAAAATATAATCCTCTCCATGATAACAGGCACAAAAGAGGATAATGAATCATGGAGTGAAAGGGTATCGCATTTTCATTATGGTGAAGGCCGGTCATTAGCAAGGCTTCTCGTATTGATATTAGTCACGATACTCGGCGGAATCGGATTAGTATATCTGCCGCCTCAGGGTGGAACGGATTTCTCAAAGATGAAGCCGCCTAAGGTTATTGATGAAAAGGGGTTTGCCGTTTCCGTAGAAATTAATAATACATGGAAGGATGAATGTGCATCTTCCTGTCACAGTGCCTTCTATCCGTCACTGCTCCCCGCAAGGTCATGGGAAAAGATTTTATCCAGGCAAGCTGACCACTACGGGGATAATGTGACGCTTGATGAAAATAGCCGTAAAGAGATACTTAATTTTCTGCTGAAATCTTCAGCAGAACACTCCACTACAGAATCTTCTAAAAAAATGCTATATTCTATCCATGCAAATGAAGTCCCTGATAAGGTGACTGATGTACCATACTGGAAATATAAACATAACGGTATTGGTGAAGATGTATATAAAAGGAAGGCAATTATGAGTAAGAGTAACTGTATTGCATGTCATCCGGGGGCAGAGGTCGGCTCTTTTGAGGATGAGGATATCAAGATACCGGAATAA